In Rutidosis leptorrhynchoides isolate AG116_Rl617_1_P2 chromosome 2, CSIRO_AGI_Rlap_v1, whole genome shotgun sequence, one genomic interval encodes:
- the LOC139890538 gene encoding uncharacterized protein, producing the protein MSGGTPTAGGLMRQRHSQGYASSGDDLEDDACSRIRPQLPVFPTTRTWVEVLENVLWIASAVFIIYMGDWKLNLIYILFHDGRIRRIPLYLGLIGVSLNLVYFMYTSMLVWGVRKSSERWEISSTDALPFVTMLGFISFSLFCFALWPIWSFLTLPLVFTLFMACMVILPYMVLGTFKQQASDMFRID; encoded by the exons atgtCTGGTGGAACACCAACTGCTGGTGGGCTAATGAGGCAGAGGCACAGTCAAGGGTATGCTTCAAGTGGTGATGATCTTGAAGATGATGCTTGTTCAAGAATTCGACCTCAATTGCCTGTATTTCCTACAACGAGAACATGGGTTGAGGTTTTGGAGAATGTTCTTTGGATTGCTTCTGCAGTTTTTATAATTTATATGGGAGATTGGAAATTGAATTTGATTTATATCTTATTTCATGATGGCAGGATTAGAAG GATACCTTTGTATCTAGGACTAATTGGTGTGAGCTTGAATCTTGTCTATTTCATGTATACAAGTATGTTAGTTTGGGGCGTCCGAAAGTCAAGTGAGAGGTGGGAGATATCAAGTACAGATGCCCTCCCGTTTGTTACCATGCTCGGATTCATCTCTTTTTCTTT GTTCTGTTTTGCATTGTGGCCAATTTGGAGTTTCTTGACCCTCCCTCTTGTG TTCACATTGTTCATGGCTTGCATGGTCATATTGCCATATATGGTTCTTGGGACGTTCAAGCAGCAAGCATCAGATATGTTCCGCATCGATTGA
- the LOC139890539 gene encoding probable ethanolamine kinase: MGAVNIMNAVKVSGDINVVRSSLTVDHSLQIPDMIPHLVELFKDLFAHWSNLDESHFSVEKVSGGITNLLLKVSVKDENENTIDVAVRLYGPNTDDIINRGRELQVIHHLSVAGFGPKLLGVFKNGMVQSFIHARTLIPSDLNKPKLAAEIAKQLNSFHQVDVLGSKEPQLWNDISKLFEKASTLSFDGSEKQKIYIQISFDEVQDEITKLKELTGRLDAPVVFAHNDLLSENLMFNDDEEKLYFIDFEYASYNYRGFDIGNHFNEYAGKDCDYTLYPTKDEQYHFFRNYLNPKDPNEVSDEDLEALFVETSCYMLASHLYWALWALIQAKSSSIDFDFLNYFFMRYTEYKRRKNECFALAKTCLSPSKTP, from the exons ATGGGCGCAGTAAACATCATGAACGCCGTTAAAGTCTCCGGCGACATCAACGTCGTTCGTTCTTCACTCACCGTAGATCACTCTCTTCAAATTCCTGATATGATACCTCACCTCGT AGAGCTTTTCAAGGACCTCTTCGCACACTGGTCAAATTTAGATGAATCACACTTCTCTGTCGAGAAAGTGTCTGGTGGCATTACAAATCTCT tACTTAAGGTGTCTGTAAAGGATGAAAACGAGAATACAATAGATGTGGCAGTTAGACTTTATGGTCCAAATACTGATGACATTATCAATCGTGGAAGGGAACTACAG GTCATACATCACCTCTCGGTAGCAGGATTTGGTCCCAAGTTGTTAGGAGTGTTTAAAAATGGAATGGTGCAGTCTTTTATACATGCTCGTACTCTAATTCCATCAG ACTTGAATAAACCAAAGTTGGCAGCAGAAATTGCAAAACAACTTAATAGTTTTCACCAGGTGGACGTTCTGGGATCTAAAGAACCACAACTATGGAATGATATTTCAAAGTTATTTGAAAAAG CATCTACTCTTAGTTTTGATGGTTCTGAAAAGCAGAAGATCTACATACAAATTTCATTTGATGAAGTTCAAGACGAAATCACTAAGCTCAAG GAATTGACAGGTCGCCTTGATGCTCCTGTGGTCTTTGCTCATAATGACCTGCTTTCTGAAAATCTGATGTTTAATGATGATGAAG AGAAACTCTACTTCATCGATTTTGAATATGCATCATACAATTATAGAGGGTTTGACATTGGAAATCACTTCAACGAATATGCCGGCAAAGATTGTGACTATACCTT GTATCCAACCAAGGATGAACAGTATCATTTCTTCAggaattacttaaaccctaaagaCCCGAATGAG GTATCTGATGAGGATCTGGAAGCACTGTTTGTTGAAACTAGCTGCTACATGTTGGCTTCACACTTGTATTGGGCATTATGGGCTTTGATCCAG GCAAAAAGTTCATCGATTGATTTTGATTTCCTTAATTACTTCTTCATGAGATACACAGAGTACAAGAGGCGAAAGAATGAGTGCTTCGCTCTGGCAAAGACTTGCCTATCCCCTTCCAAGACCCCATGA